In a genomic window of Helianthus annuus cultivar XRQ/B chromosome 10, HanXRQr2.0-SUNRISE, whole genome shotgun sequence:
- the LOC110881632 gene encoding cytochrome P450 93A3, whose translation MADFQSYISIFLICQISTILIWVFSKSPRAKSHLPPSPYALPIIGHLHLLSPTPHHAFQKLSIQYGPVFRVLMGSVPCVVACSAETASQFLKTNENSFLDRPQNSALDYLSYGSKDFAFIAYGPYWKFMKKIVMSQLLNGTTLDLLHSVRQDEINQFMISLSQNARDGKPVDLGGELVKMTNNVISRMIMSERCSEKESEAKDVRKLVAEINEMAGKFNLSDYIWWFKNLDLQGIGKKLKDIRRRYDELIERIIKEHEEARKHEMGSQGKDLLTILLNIAEDESMEIGLTKDNIKALIMNIFTAGTDTSALTIEWALAELINHPDIMKKATEEIDTKIGKNRLLEESDIPNLPYLQSIVKETLRLHGAAPLIPRKSTEDCVVAGYHIPAKTNIFVNIWALGREPNYWESPLEFRPERFLENQVDVRGQHFHMLPFGTGRRMCPGTSLALLMVQTTLGSMIQCFEWKAGKDGNLTSVDMKEGTSLTLSRANPLLCVPVARLDPIPSLK comes from the exons ATGGCTGATTTTCAGTCCTATATCTCTATTTTTCTCATATGCCAGATCTCCACCATCTTAATTTGGGTGTTCTCCAAATCTCCTCGTGCTAAATCTCATCTCCCACCAAGTCCTTATGCCCTCCCCATCATTGGTCATCTTCACCTCCTTTCTCCGACCCCTCATCATGCTTTTCAAAAGCTTTCTATTCAATACGGGCCGGTTTTTCGTGTCTTAATGGGCTCTGTACCTTGTGTTGTCGCTTGTTCAGCCGAAACAGCGAGCCAGTTCCTTAAAACCAATGAAAATTCTTTTCTAGATCGACCTCAAAACTCAGCCTTAGATTACCTATCTTATGGATCAAAAGACTTTGCCTTTATTGCATATGGGCCATACTGGAAATTCATGAAGAAGATAGTTATGTCACAGCTCCTAAATGGAACAACACTTGACTTGCTACATTCTGTTAGGCAAGACGAGATTAACCAGTTTATGATATCATTATCTCAAAATGCTAGAGATGGCAAACCGGTTGACCTTGGTGGTGAGCTTGTGAAGATGACTAACAATGTGATATCAAGAATGATTATGAGCGAACGATGTTCGGAGAAGGAGAGCGAGGCAAAGGATGTGCGGAAACTGGTTGCCGAAATAAATGAGATGGCTGGTAAGTTTAATCTCTCGGACTACATATGGTGGTTTAAGAATCTAGACTTGCAGGGAATAGGGAAAAAGTTGAAGGATATTCGTAGAAGATATGATGAATTGATAGAGAGAATCATTAAAGAACATGAAGAAGCAAGAAAGCATGAGATGGGATCACAAGGGAAAGACTTGCTTACAATTTTACTCAACATTGCAGAAGATGAAAGTATGGAGATAGGGTTGACCAAAGACAACATCAAGGCCCTAATCATG AATATCTTCACCGCTGGAACAGACACTTCCGCGCTTACCATAGAATGGGCTTTAGCAGAACTCATCAATCATCCGGACATAATGAAAAAAGCAACCGAAGAAATCGACACTAAAATCGGCAAAAACAGACTTTTAGAAGAATCAGACATACCCAACCTTCCGTACCTCCAATCAATTGTCAAGGAAACCTTACGTCTTCATGGAGCTGCCCCATTAATTCCAAGAAAATCAACAGAAGATTGCGTAGTGGCAGGTTACCATATTCCCGCAAAAACTAATATTTTTGTCAACATATGGGCTCTAGGCAGAGAGCCAAACTATTGGGAAAGCCCCCTTGAATTCCGCCCTGAACGATTCCTTGAAAACCAAGTAGATGTGAGAGGGCAGCATTTTCACATGTTACCGTTTGGTACCGGGAGGAGGATGTGTCCTGGGACCTCACTAGCATTGTTGATGGTGCAAACAACTCTTGGTTCTATGATTCAGTGCTTTGAGTGGAAGGCTGGGAAAGATGGAAATCTAACAAGTGTTGATATGAAAGAGGGAACCAGCCTCACACTTTCTAGAGCAAACCCTTTGCTCTGTGTTCCTGTGGCTAGATTAGACCCCATCCCGTCATTGAAGTAA